In one window of Ovis aries strain OAR_USU_Benz2616 breed Rambouillet chromosome 5, ARS-UI_Ramb_v3.0, whole genome shotgun sequence DNA:
- the LOC105609441 gene encoding methyl-CpG-binding domain protein 3-like 2B: MTCSCFILHFIQNLHLILFSKRLRRNMMPEELEKKRQEILVKAKQRRRDRCLLPLRLTSCIFQKPVTRITSHPDNVVRRPRCEETLEKPQQAFAFRRLQGLQAYSPEGEPFSTMDSANVSGIIVQRDAGESLARAGAWSLHTSPEPILAQSSDGAELNPRLALFLPHALCRRPVKDADIRRQSRKVKRARERLAMALTADRLAREAKRTRSQKKCS, encoded by the coding sequence ATGACTTGCAGTTGTTTCATCCtccattttattcaaaatttacatctcattttgttttcaaagaggCTCAGAAGAAATATGATGCCTGAAGAGCTGGAGAAGAAAAGACAGGAGATTTTAGTCAAAGCCAAGCAGAGGCGTCGTGACAGATGTTTACTTCCTCTGAGGCTGACCAGCTGCATTTTCCAGAAGCCAGTCACAAGGATAACCTCTCATCCTGACAATGTGGTCAGAAGACCTCGGTGTGAGGAGACCCTGGAAAAGCCCCAGCAAGCCTTTGCATTCCGGAGACTGCAGGGACTCCAAGCCTACAGCCCTGAAGGAGAACCTTTCAGTACCATGGACAGCGCAAACGTTTCCGGGATCATTGTCCAGCGTGATGCCGGTGAATCCCTGGCCCGTGCTGGTGCCTGGTCTCTGCACACTAGCCCTGAGCCCATCCTTGCCCAGTCTTCAGATGGGGCAGAGCTCAACCCAAGGTTGGCGCTCTTTCTCCCACACGCCCTCTGCAGACGACCAGTAAAAGATGCAGATATTCGCCGACAGTCTCGGAAAGTGAAGAGAGCAAGGGAGAGATTGGCTATGGCCTTGACGGCAGACAGGCTTGCCAGGGAGGCAAAGAGAACCAGGAGCCAGAAAAAATGTTCCTGa
- the LOC105609440 gene encoding RNA-binding protein with serine-rich domain 1-like: protein MTSSPIPLKERSDEQSVDRCKDTGAAQQSGEKDRGRDKARKRRRASGGSSSSGARSRAGSSRGSSSLSASGRSGRSSGSRSSSSSSSHGSPRPWRPRDHRRRSGSKPKPPRRDEKEKRRRSLAPKPTKVHVERLTRKVTREHIREIFSTFGRVREVDLPRERMRAHPSQGHAYVEFENPEEAAKALRHMDGGQIDGRQITARAVLAPWPQPPPRRLSPRRRMLPPPSTWRRLRRSRSRSPWGRSPERQRPRSPRRPRHWSGSSSRSFRRKYEKYSGLIQGRRELRGHGSIARSQWKCS from the exons ATGACTTCGTCTCCCATCCCACTCAAAGAGCGCTCTGACGAGCAGTCCGTGGATCGCTGTAAAGATACAGGCGCTGCCCAGCAGTCCGGCGAGAAGGACCGCGGCAGGGATAAAGCTCGGAAGCGGCGCAGGGCCTCGGGCGGTAGCAGCAGCTCGGGGGCTCGGTCCCGCGCGGGCTCCAGCCGCGGCTCCAGCTCGCTCTCAGCATCCGGACGCTCCGGACGCTCCAGTGGGTCCcgcagctccagctccagcagctccCACGGCTCTCCGAGGCCTTGGCGCCCCCGAGACCACAGGCGGCGGTCCGGTTCCAAACCCAAACCACCCAGACGagatgagaaggaaaagagaaggcgCAGCCTCGCCCCTAAGCCCACCAAAGTGCACGTCGAGAGGCTCACCCGGAAGGTGACCAGGGAGCACATCCGGGAGATATTCTCCACCTTCGGGAGAGTTAGAGAGGTCGACCTGCCCAGAGAAAGGATGCGCGCGCATCCGTCTCAAGGCCACGCCTACGTGGAGTTCGAGAATCCGGAAGAGGCTGCGAAAGCGCTCAGGCACATGGACGGAGGGCAAATTGATGGCCGGCAGATCACGGCCAGAGCCGTGCTGGCCCCTTGGCCCCAGCCACCCCCTAGGCGACTGAGCCCTCGCCGGAGAATGCTGCCACCACCCTCCACGTGGCGCAGGCTGAGGAGGAGCAGGTCGCGTTCCCCTTGGGGCAGGTCCCCTGAGCGCCAGCGACCCCgctccccccgccgcccccgccacTGGAGCGGCTCCAGCTCCAGGTCCTTTCGAAG AAAAT ATGAAAAGTACTCAGGATTGATTCAAGGGCGGCGGGAGCTGAGAGGCCATGGCAGCATTGCCAGATCACAGTGGAAGTGCTCCTAG